The Syngnathoides biaculeatus isolate LvHL_M chromosome 6, ASM1980259v1, whole genome shotgun sequence genome has a window encoding:
- the igf2b gene encoding insulin-like growth factor 2b, with product METLRSRPGHNSFCHTCRKTQQSRRKIKKMSSSSRSLLFALALTLVVVEMTSAETLCGGELVDALQFVCEDRGFYFSRPTSRGNTRRTQNRGIVEECCFRSCDLNLLEQYCAKPAKSERDVSATLQVVPVMPPLKQEAQRKQHVPMKFSKYELWQRKAALRLRRGVPAILRSKKFRRQAEKMKAQEEARFHRPLISLPSKLPPVLLTTNNYVNHK from the exons ATGGAGACCCTGCGATCGAGACCTGGACACAACTCATTTTGCCACACCTGTAGGAAAACGCAGCAGAGCAGAAGAAAG atCAAGAAGATGTCTTCATCCAGCCGTTCGTTGCTCTTTGCACTGGCTCTCACCCTCGTTGTGGTGGAGATGACCTCGGCGGAGACTCTATGCGGGGGGGAGCTGGTGGACGCGTTGCAGTTCGTCTGCGAAGACAGAGGCTTCTATTTCA GTAGGCCCACCAGCAGGGGGAACACCAGGCGCACCCAGAACCGTGGGATAGTGGAGGAGTGTTGTTTCCGTAGCTGTGACCTCAACCTTCTGGAACAGTATTGCGCCAAACCCGCCAAGTCAGAAAGAGATGTGTCGGCCACTCTACAGGTCGTACCGGTGATGCCTCCATTAAAACAG GAAGCCCAGAGGAAGCAGCATGTGCCCATGAAGTTTTCCAAATACGAGCTGTGGCAGAGGAAGGCAGCTCTGCGGCTCCGGAGGGGTGTCCCCGCCATCCTGAGATCCAAAAAGTTCCGAAGGCAGGCGGAGAAGATGAAAGCCCAGGAGGAAGCACGCTTCCACAGGCCCCTGATCAGCCTGCCCAGCAAACTACCGCCCGTCTTGCTCACCACGAACAACTACGTCAACCACAAATGA